A region from the Riemerella anatipestifer genome encodes:
- a CDS encoding 3-deoxy-D-manno-octulosonic acid transferase → MKFLYFIFIRLLIIGFRFGSVFNSKIRKGWEGRKKSNTVVKNTFSPNDKVIWMHAASLGEYEQGLPVLQGLKKKYPNYKVLVTFFSPSGYENVIKKKTIADAICYLPFDTRKGVASFLKHFQVELFFTVKYDYWYNLLSALKQKQVKTFVVSALFYPSQVFFKPYGKWMVAELKKNIDWFFHQTKDSLALAQGIGLSQSSLSGDTRYDRVKATKVNFEEIPLVKKFKDQSLLLVFGSSWEAEEIIAEKVTEVNNEVKLIIAPHDLKRVPVLKKKFPQALLYTELNEQEFDNNEENNILIINTIGLLSRIYAYADITVVGGGFHSAGLHNILESAVFGNPVLFGDKYRKNPEADALIDYGGGRSFSTLEEVVQFIQSLILDESLRKRMANSAEVFISNQPKATEHILSKF, encoded by the coding sequence ATGAAATTTTTATACTTCATATTTATACGCTTACTAATTATTGGTTTTAGATTTGGGAGTGTTTTCAATTCAAAAATTAGAAAGGGGTGGGAAGGACGAAAAAAAAGCAATACTGTTGTTAAAAATACCTTTTCTCCAAACGATAAAGTGATTTGGATGCACGCCGCCAGTCTAGGCGAATACGAGCAAGGCTTACCTGTATTGCAAGGATTAAAGAAAAAATATCCTAATTATAAAGTATTGGTTACCTTTTTTTCTCCTTCTGGTTACGAAAATGTGATTAAAAAGAAAACTATTGCAGATGCCATTTGTTATTTACCGTTTGACACTAGAAAGGGGGTAGCCTCTTTTTTAAAGCACTTTCAAGTGGAGCTTTTCTTTACTGTAAAGTACGACTATTGGTACAATCTACTTAGTGCACTTAAGCAAAAGCAAGTAAAAACTTTTGTAGTTTCGGCACTATTTTACCCGTCTCAAGTATTTTTTAAACCTTATGGAAAATGGATGGTGGCGGAATTAAAAAAGAATATAGATTGGTTTTTCCATCAGACTAAAGATTCGTTGGCTTTAGCTCAAGGGATTGGCTTATCACAATCATCTCTTTCAGGGGACACGCGTTACGATAGAGTGAAGGCAACTAAAGTTAATTTTGAAGAAATACCATTGGTTAAAAAGTTCAAAGACCAAAGCCTATTACTCGTTTTCGGAAGTTCTTGGGAAGCTGAAGAAATCATCGCTGAAAAGGTTACAGAAGTTAACAATGAAGTTAAACTCATCATCGCCCCACACGATTTAAAACGAGTGCCTGTACTTAAGAAAAAATTTCCTCAAGCGTTGTTATATACAGAACTAAATGAGCAAGAGTTTGATAACAATGAAGAAAATAATATCCTTATTATAAATACCATAGGGTTGCTTTCTAGAATTTATGCTTATGCGGACATAACGGTGGTAGGCGGTGGCTTTCATAGTGCTGGGCTACATAATATTTTAGAGTCGGCAGTCTTTGGAAATCCTGTTTTGTTTGGAGATAAATATCGTAAAAACCCAGAAGCCGATGCACTTATTGATTATGGAGGAGGTAGGTCTTTTTCTACTCTAGAAGAGGTGGTTCAATTTATTCAATCTTTAATTTTAGATGAATCTTTGAGGAAGAGAATGGCTAATAGTGCAGAAGTTTTCATCTCTAATCAGCCTAAGGCTACGGAGCATATCCTGTCTAAATTTTAA